The Brassica oleracea var. oleracea cultivar TO1000 chromosome C7, BOL, whole genome shotgun sequence sequence AAAACGTGAAGAATCTCACAGTTCATAACAAACGACTACTGAACATTATTATGTTTAGAACTTTAAGTGTCACCAATAAAAGAATAATAAGGACGAAAAGGAAAGAGTTAGAAAACAAAATGATAGTAACGAAGATTGTTCATTTCCTAATTTAATAAAAATAGTTTTGTTCTATAATATTTTAAGTTAGAAAAATGAAAAGAAACAAGAAAAATGTTTTTTCTTATAAATGGTTTAAGGTTTTGGAATGAAGATGAATTTACGATTCTCACTCTTTTTTTGTCACCATAATTGGTAAAGCTCCATATGTTCCAAGAGGTTGCTTATGTATTGGCGCAGCGTATCAACGGTAACTCAGCTTAAATATAGGGATTTAGGTTAAATCTTTAGAGACCTGACTTCTTGTAGATGAATTAAATCAAATCGACGCAAGACTCTCGTATTGATGAATTTAATCGAATCAACGCAAGGCTTAAGAGAAACTCTTATAATTTAGACTATCAAATCTGATTATCAAAAGCAATATTACAAAGACTTATATAAGTCATAAGAGTAGGCAAAATCTCCAAACTCATCTAAAAATAGGAAAACTTAAAAGAAAAGTTAAAACCATAAAAGGAAACTTAGAAAGAAAGCCATACAGGGGTTGCTTGGCGGAGAAGGTATTATGCTGCTGCATCATGTATGAAGAAGATGATGACTAGAAATTTCATTCATTTTATTATTTTTCTTGAGTAATTTGGTCACGGTTACCTTATATATATGAAGTCTAAAATTATACATGGGTAAATCATGTGTCATCAATCTAATACTCAGTAAAAACATAATTATCTGTGGTTATGATTGAAAACTCATTTTCCGTACTGCACTTTCAGTTAAAACTCATTTTCCGTACTGCACTTTCCGTACTGCACTTTCAGTTAAAACTCATTTTCCGTACTGCACCGTTGCTCAGAATCAGATGTTCAAAATGGGAGTAGTTTTGGACTAGACGTTACTTCATCTTCTCTCAGTGTCGGATCACATAATTTCTATACCTTAGGCTTCCACATCATGTTGCCCACGACAAAGTTCTTTTCTGATTTTGTCAAATGATGAGAATTATCCATGTTGTGTCTACAATAATTGAACCAAATGCAACTCTCTCTCTCGGATGTAGTGGGTTATCCAGCTCTAAATGCTTAGTTCTAGAGTGGTATTGCAATCCTTTGTAGACTTGTAGTAATCACCAAAGTGCTGTATTAATTTATTTGTATTTTTGGAAACTAATATCAAAAACGTTCCAGTGGCCCAGTATCACCTACAGTTCACGAGGCCTTTTAACAAAGAGCTTCCATATCCCACATCGGAAAGCTAAGATGGTTGGTACTGGAGTCTGTTGTATAAGTAGATTTCACACTCCTGCGGTAGAAGTCACGCAGCCATGTGGTGAGCACAAAGCGAGCTATTCTTTCGCCTTTTACTAAAGAATACCGTGTGCTCTCCACGCCAAGTGGCATACGCCTATTTTTGGAGGGTTTCTGCCTACGGGTGGGCCCAAACACTAAGCAGTTTGAGTTTTGTTTTAAATCATATTGAAGATAAATTGTGTGAATAATCTAATCTCCCAGCATTGAAACTATGGAGAGAGTGTTTAGTACTGAGTAAGGCAAGGGCAAGCACAATACCACTCGAAGTGCAGCTGCAGAGTCAAAAGATACACAATCAGTAGATCATTTCATGGCTTTGTCAATTCCTGAGCTGTGGGCTTAAGTAAGAAATACGTGATCATGAAAATTCAAAATAACCAGGAACAACCATTGACATAAGCAGTCCGTACCCAAGCACAGGGTAGGATCTTAAGACTGTAACAGAAATCACTATGAAATCATCTGATATAAGTCTACCAGAGAGAACACCGGCTGATTCAATCATTTCTGCATCAATTAAGCTTATACTTAACTTTACCAACTAATTCTGTGTGTTGGTGTGTAGTAGCCATGTTTTGTTTTCAAAATACTTCTCGATAATATGCAGACCACTATGTGTTACGTAGTATGCATAACTTATTTGGTATAGGTGAGGTTGATCAGTGTTACACTGTAAATCAAATGAGACTTGGTATATTGACTATTAGATTCTTTAATAATGTTCGATCCCTGTTTGTGTTATCTAAAAACCCCCTATGCCAGTATCTCTGTCTATTTTCCTGTTACTTTGATTCTGTTATGGTTTGGTTTTCATTTCATATGACTTTGTCTCACAAATTCAACTGCAAGTAAAAGTGAATTTCTTGTCTATCTCTGCTTTTGTTTCTGAGACTTGTTTGGTGGTTTGAGCAAGAGAAAGGGGTGCGCCTAGGTGAGTCATCAATGTATGGGTTTAGTTTTTTTTTCCTTAAAAGCACTATAGATCTAAGTTTGTTAAATAACCACCCCAACGGGGAAAAGCTAAGGGTGCCAAGAGATATTGCGAACAATGAAGCTTTCATCACTCTGAGAAAGATTAAGGCTGCAAGAGAGATTGCTAAACCATAGCTAGGTCGGCTAACAAGGTTTACCTTAGCTCCAACTATCTATTGCTCAGTCTCCAAGCAATGAACTTAAAGCATACCCCTAGCAAGTAGAGAGTAAACAAGAAATGTCGCTCTGAATATATATATATATATATTTTTAAATAGATTACAATGTAGAATATTCTCGTTTACCTAGGCAATACAAAAAAAAAAAAAAAAAAATCAAATCGTATCTAACCAAGAATCAAACTCATCTAAAACTTTGGATTTTCCAACAGTCGACGACGAAGAGGTCTGGTTCCCCTGTGGTTTGGTTGATAATGAAGTACTCTCGAGCAAATCATCAAGCACGTCACCAAAGCCCGTCGTGTTAAGCTTTTGATGAGATGGTTTAGGTGGTTCTGAACCACCATGAGAGTTGAGAAGAGAGTCCAGCTCAGTTTCAAAAGCTGAAGATCTTTGTACACAAGGCTTCTGATTGGAGGCGCTGGCCAGTGGGTTAGGCTCCTCACTAAAGGAGTTGAGAAGAAAATCTAGATCAGCTTCAGTTGCTGAAGATTTCTCTCTGAGTATTGGTATGTCCTTGACTTGATCCAGAGAGTCAGCCTCCAAGCCTGATGATTCTCCTTGTGCAGTCGATCTTTCCACTGGAATCTTGTTGAACTACTGGCTCAGTTACCCTCGTTGTCACAGCGTGTGAATGACAGGGTTCTTTATCTCGGCTCATTTTTGATGGAGCTGTACGCTGCACAATCCCATAACATTCATCAAATAAGTCAAGCATTGTATACTGTAGCTAAAATGGTTTTAGATCGAGTAAAGCTTACCATCTCGGGAGGCAAAAGATCAGCGTGAATGTAAAGTCTCTCATGCACATCCACTTTCTCTAGCATTTTCTCCAACGCATACAAATCCAAAGAGAGGAATCCGGGCTTCACGTAAGGAAACAATAAGCAAGTTAAACATGGCACTAACTAAACAAGAGTATTGTTACCTCATATGATTAGAAGCTGATCCATCTTCTTCTTCCACAACAACAAAGTTGTCATCTTCCATCCATGAAAGTATACCTTCCCCTCTTGCCGAGATCATAGATCCAACCACCCGACTAAACTCATCTGCAAAGACTTGTACACAGACAAAGACAAAGTAACTAAACAAGATCATCTAGAGAATCTTTGAGTGAGACGACTCAGCTTGAGCTTCAGATATCAAATGCATATAATCTGCTCCTTTGCTTTTCGGCACATTTGCATCCGCAGGTTGACTACTTCTACTTGTCGACAACAAATCCCCAGACGCATTTTCCGAACCGGGATTGAGTTCATCATCGTACCGATCCCAATTCGACGGTAGCCGAGATTGAACCGACTAACTGCCAGCAATTTGTCTTGTCGTGTTCACTGTGACTGCAATGAGTATAGTGAGCAACATGGTTTCTTC is a genomic window containing:
- the LOC106302947 gene encoding LOW QUALITY PROTEIN: uncharacterized protein LOC106302947 (The sequence of the model RefSeq protein was modified relative to this genomic sequence to represent the inferred CDS: substituted 1 base at 1 genomic stop codon): MTACEDQGTQTVEILPPGKTTLGCKWVFRLKFNADGTLSRYKARFVVLENDQTEGVDYNETFAPVAKMVTIRAFFQQVVSLDWEVHQTDVHNAFLHADLDEEVYMQLPSGFRTDDKSKKLSICRQEGQAVIDYLGRLSKLWEELDMYTLLPSCTCNATAEFEKDREEENIHQSFMGLDQTRFGGMCQGIISSDLILDIREIYSKVAREEQRLTSIREHETQQNDVGFDAKKDFSVQSRLPSNWDRYDDELNPGSENASGDLLSTSRSSQPADANVPKSKGADYMHLISEAQAESSHSKILXMILFSYFVFVCVQVFADEFSRVVGSMISARGEGILSWMEDDNFVVVEEEDGSASYVKPGFLSLDLYALEKMLEKVDVHERLYIHADLLPPEMRTAPSKMSRDKEPCHSHAIPVERSTAQGESSGLEADSLDQVKDIPILREKSSATEADLDFLLNSFSEEPNPLASASNQKPCVQRSSAFETELDSLLNSHGGSEPPKPSHQKLNTTGFGDVLDDLLESTSLSTKPQGNQTSSSSTVGKSKVLDEFDSWLDTI